One part of the Pseudoalteromonas piscicida genome encodes these proteins:
- a CDS encoding amino acid deaminase, translated as MAILAKGTGDPQQLEDGGWDILAEQVSLPVAVIKQDAISHNANWMANFAKESQVLLAPHGKTTMSPALFKLQLEHGAWAVTVATVPQVSVAIFAGAKRVILANQLVGEYHLKQVASMLTDTDVELYCFVDSIANAHALGTFFTRHSLRISIFLEVGVEGGRAGWRNLATLVQLVNVCQQYASLEVAGIGFYEGVIHADNAEQRIATFVSSVIKTAADLLQKDAFSKTLPIITGAGSAWYDVVTKELNKSKQAQQFRFVIRPGCYLIHDTGIYQDAQQAVLSRSNLACDLGENLVSSLSIWAYVLSTPEPGVAIVGMGKRDVAFDAGMPTPELIYSPLSKQLCSLGSAVKVETIMDQHAMVSIASGCEVQVGDMICFSTSHPCLTFDKWRQIGVVEQDWVITQTISTYF; from the coding sequence ATGGCAATATTAGCGAAAGGCACTGGCGACCCACAACAACTAGAAGATGGCGGCTGGGATATTCTCGCAGAGCAGGTAAGTTTGCCAGTTGCAGTGATAAAGCAAGACGCCATCAGCCACAACGCGAATTGGATGGCGAATTTTGCAAAGGAAAGCCAAGTGTTATTGGCACCCCACGGCAAGACGACGATGTCACCAGCGCTATTTAAACTACAGCTTGAACATGGCGCATGGGCCGTCACGGTAGCGACCGTGCCACAAGTATCCGTAGCCATTTTCGCGGGCGCAAAACGCGTGATCTTAGCGAATCAACTTGTTGGCGAATATCATCTGAAGCAAGTTGCTAGCATGCTTACTGATACTGACGTTGAGCTCTATTGTTTTGTTGACTCTATTGCAAATGCGCATGCTTTAGGCACATTTTTTACCCGGCATTCGCTGCGTATTTCCATTTTTCTCGAGGTGGGGGTTGAAGGCGGTCGCGCTGGTTGGCGCAATCTTGCAACGTTAGTGCAGCTAGTCAATGTATGCCAACAGTATGCTAGCTTAGAGGTAGCAGGCATTGGATTTTATGAGGGCGTGATCCACGCTGATAATGCCGAGCAAAGGATCGCCACATTTGTTAGCTCAGTAATAAAAACCGCGGCAGACTTACTACAAAAAGACGCATTTTCAAAGACCTTACCTATTATCACGGGGGCGGGTTCCGCTTGGTACGATGTTGTGACAAAGGAACTAAACAAAAGTAAACAGGCTCAGCAATTTCGTTTTGTGATCCGTCCCGGCTGCTACCTTATTCACGATACCGGGATCTATCAGGATGCGCAGCAAGCGGTGTTATCACGGAGCAACCTCGCATGCGATTTGGGGGAAAACTTAGTGTCGAGCTTAAGCATATGGGCTTACGTGCTTTCGACTCCAGAGCCGGGCGTCGCGATAGTTGGTATGGGTAAAAGGGATGTCGCATTTGATGCTGGCATGCCCACACCAGAGCTGATTTACTCTCCGCTGTCAAAGCAGCTGTGCTCATTAGGCAGCGCGGTAAAGGTCGAAACAATCATGGATCAACATGCTATGGTAAGTATTGCATCTGGGTGCGAGGTACAGGTTGGCGATATGATCTGCTTTTCGACTTCTCATCCTTGCCTGACCTTTGATAAGTGGCGACAAATTGGTGTTGTCGAGCAAGATTGGGTGATCACCCAAACCATTTCTACCTATTTTTAA
- a CDS encoding MurR/RpiR family transcriptional regulator — protein sequence MDIISKIKEGLGHFSPAEEKVARLILAELNFAASASISELAEKAQVIHASITRLARSLGCTNVRDLKFQLTQSAAIGERFTNPEPIEKEKISHVYTSIQEILTLNAGLIDEAAVEQASEVICATRHCLIFGVGGGSSLMAQECQNRLFRLDVLSNAHSDPMMMRMVAATVNKGDVVICLSLSGVSPDVKAAALIAKEYGAEVIAICPVSDLADIADHHLPIKTQESDYIFKPSAARYAMMAAVDILSSEVAMRNQKRSREKLRRLKTQLDQHRDKNSNMPPADKRFPLGD from the coding sequence GTGGACATTATTAGCAAAATTAAGGAAGGTTTGGGGCATTTTAGCCCAGCGGAAGAAAAAGTCGCTCGGCTTATTTTGGCCGAGCTTAACTTTGCTGCAAGCGCATCTATTAGCGAGCTAGCTGAAAAAGCACAGGTCATTCACGCCAGCATTACGCGGTTAGCGCGTAGCTTAGGCTGCACCAATGTACGTGACCTTAAGTTTCAGCTAACACAATCAGCCGCAATTGGTGAGCGTTTTACAAATCCTGAGCCAATTGAAAAAGAAAAGATTTCTCATGTTTATACCTCTATTCAGGAGATCCTCACGCTCAATGCGGGATTAATCGATGAAGCGGCTGTGGAACAGGCGAGTGAAGTGATTTGTGCCACACGTCATTGCTTAATTTTTGGGGTTGGTGGTGGTAGCAGCCTGATGGCACAAGAATGTCAAAATCGCTTATTTCGCTTGGACGTACTTAGTAATGCTCACTCCGATCCCATGATGATGCGCATGGTTGCCGCAACGGTGAATAAAGGGGATGTGGTGATTTGTCTCTCGCTTAGTGGTGTTTCTCCTGATGTGAAAGCGGCGGCGCTTATCGCCAAAGAGTATGGTGCAGAGGTTATTGCTATTTGCCCAGTGAGCGACTTGGCGGACATTGCCGATCACCACTTACCCATCAAAACTCAAGAAAGTGATTACATCTTTAAGCCCAGTGCTGCGCGCTATGCCATGATGGCTGCAGTGGATATCTTGTCGAGCGAAGTCGCCATGCGTAATCAAAAGCGCTCAAGAGAAAAGCTCAGACGGCTTAAAACCCAGTTAGATCAGCACCGAGATAAAAACAGCAATATGCCACCTGCCGATAAACGCTTTCCGCTGGGGGATTAA
- a CDS encoding N-acyl-D-amino-acid deacylase family protein produces the protein MLSSSLYVDTLIQGATVYFEPGSEAQVVDVAISKDKIVALGNCNHLQAQQCIDATGLVLAPGFIDVHTHDDLEVLRGPHMLSKVSQGVTTVIAGNCGISAVPYCTNQAPLDPINLLGEQSEFAYRELQDYQHAFSNAAPSVNLAMLVGHTTLRAQVMTDLSQAANAQELEQMKTLLHQAMAQGAIGFSTGLAYYNAKGANQAEVNALAEVVTPFDGIYTTHLRTEFQGVIRAMDEAFATAEHAKLPLVISHIKCAGRENWGRAPEVLAHFEQHRQTHPVSCDCYPYAASSSTLDLNQVTEETDIFITWSESHPELAQQSLADIATQWQVPQLEAAKRLQPAGAVYHCMLEDDVQRFLSYEHSMVGSDGLPCDPHPHPRLWGTFPRVLGHYCREQQSLPLALAIYKMTALPAARFKLRQRGNIQIGYFADLVLFDPSRVLDQASYSNPKQLASGIVKVWVNGKLSYVEGANADTIVDFGRAGRFLTRQN, from the coding sequence ATGCTGAGCTCATCTCTTTATGTTGATACCCTCATTCAAGGCGCGACGGTGTATTTTGAACCAGGCTCTGAAGCGCAAGTGGTGGATGTTGCGATTAGCAAAGACAAAATTGTTGCGCTTGGCAACTGCAACCACTTGCAAGCACAGCAATGCATCGATGCCACGGGCTTAGTGCTCGCACCGGGTTTTATTGACGTACACACCCATGATGATCTTGAAGTGCTGCGAGGCCCACATATGCTGAGCAAAGTGAGCCAAGGTGTCACCACCGTCATTGCCGGTAATTGTGGCATTAGCGCAGTGCCTTATTGTACAAATCAAGCGCCGCTCGACCCCATTAACTTACTCGGGGAGCAATCAGAATTCGCCTATCGTGAACTACAGGATTATCAACATGCCTTTAGTAACGCCGCTCCGAGTGTGAATTTAGCCATGTTAGTTGGTCATACAACGCTCAGAGCGCAGGTCATGACGGATTTATCTCAAGCCGCCAATGCGCAAGAACTTGAACAGATGAAAACCTTGCTGCATCAAGCGATGGCGCAGGGGGCGATAGGATTTAGTACTGGTCTTGCTTATTACAATGCTAAGGGGGCAAATCAAGCTGAAGTGAATGCGTTGGCCGAGGTTGTTACACCATTTGATGGTATCTATACCACGCATTTGCGCACGGAATTTCAAGGAGTCATCCGAGCCATGGACGAAGCCTTTGCAACGGCAGAGCATGCCAAACTGCCGCTGGTTATTTCACATATAAAATGCGCAGGTAGAGAGAATTGGGGCAGAGCGCCTGAGGTATTAGCGCATTTTGAACAGCATAGGCAAACACATCCAGTGAGCTGCGATTGCTACCCTTACGCCGCGAGTTCAAGCACCTTAGATCTTAATCAAGTGACGGAGGAGACGGATATTTTTATTACTTGGTCGGAGTCTCATCCAGAACTTGCACAACAAAGCTTGGCAGACATTGCTACGCAATGGCAAGTGCCTCAGCTCGAAGCGGCAAAGCGCTTGCAGCCAGCTGGTGCTGTGTATCACTGTATGCTGGAAGATGATGTGCAGCGGTTTTTAAGTTATGAACACAGCATGGTAGGGTCTGATGGTTTGCCGTGCGATCCGCATCCGCATCCGAGACTGTGGGGGACATTTCCGCGGGTGCTTGGACATTACTGTAGAGAACAACAATCGCTGCCGTTGGCATTGGCTATCTACAAAATGACAGCGTTGCCAGCAGCGCGCTTTAAGCTTCGGCAACGTGGCAATATTCAAATTGGTTACTTTGCCGATCTGGTGTTATTCGACCCCAGCCGGGTGTTAGACCAAGCAAGTTACAGTAATCCAAAACAACTTGCCTCAGGCATTGTCAAGGTTTGGGTGAATGGCAAGCTCAGCTATGTTGAGGGCGCGAATGCAGACACTATTGTCGATTTCGGCCGAGCAGGACGATTTCTAACGCGTCAAAACTAA
- a CDS encoding RidA family protein, producing MTIRRIGAEGGTGTGGQHLPFARAVEAGGWLKVSGQTPMRDGEVVEGGIVEQSRLAIENCIAIMTEAGYGLEHVMHVSVVLTDARYFQSFNKVFAEYFSAHPPARICMVADLVVDCKVEVDVTCYKGE from the coding sequence ATGACAATAAGAAGAATAGGTGCTGAGGGCGGCACGGGCACTGGTGGACAACACTTACCCTTTGCGCGAGCAGTTGAAGCTGGCGGTTGGTTAAAGGTCTCGGGGCAAACGCCAATGCGAGATGGTGAAGTGGTTGAGGGCGGCATTGTTGAGCAGTCGCGTCTGGCCATCGAAAATTGCATCGCGATTATGACCGAGGCGGGTTATGGCCTTGAGCATGTTATGCATGTCTCTGTGGTATTAACTGACGCAAGATATTTTCAGTCCTTTAATAAGGTTTTTGCAGAGTATTTTTCAGCGCATCCTCCTGCGCGAATTTGTATGGTGGCCGACTTAGTCGTGGACTGTAAAGTTGAGGTTGATGTCACCTGTTACAAAGGCGAATAG
- a CDS encoding sodium:solute symporter family protein, with product MTDSQQMYLLIFLLYLSAMIIVSWLASRWQRSNCDYLLAGRKVPLMLTLGTTVATVVGTGSSMGAVGFAYQHGWAGTLYGIGGALGILLLAWLFAPVRAERFATMSEELASYVGNHQVVKKLLAILIYAASVGWLGAHLIGGGMYLAWLTGLDETSAKLIIGLGLAVYVTLGGYSAVVWTDAIQAVILFSGFLLMTYFVVEVIGGWQTLTSASVAAGAGLFSYHNIGLLPAISMALAVLVGVLATPSFRQRIYSAKSISSIRTSFIISGLLYLGFSCIPAVIGIGAYAVNSSLDNPSFAFPYLTLTAMPVLIGGFILLAGISATLSSASSDAIAGVSVLVADIYLTWCKGNIAPHNPLLVSRIAMLTTVSLALFMAVLSSDIISYITKMISVVLAGLCVMGLLGRFWQGYTWQGSLVTLMAGSFAALLVGMHDDWLAYFGNPIIPALLSALVFGVLTSVVTKCNETASSEKTEVAS from the coding sequence ATGACGGATAGTCAGCAAATGTATTTGCTTATTTTTCTGTTGTATTTGTCTGCCATGATAATCGTGAGTTGGCTGGCATCTCGGTGGCAGCGGTCTAATTGCGACTATTTATTAGCTGGGCGAAAAGTACCGCTGATGCTGACGTTAGGCACCACCGTTGCCACTGTGGTTGGCACCGGCTCGTCGATGGGAGCGGTAGGCTTCGCCTATCAACACGGTTGGGCGGGCACGCTTTATGGTATCGGCGGCGCGCTAGGTATTTTATTGCTGGCTTGGTTGTTTGCGCCGGTTAGAGCTGAGCGCTTTGCGACGATGAGTGAAGAGTTAGCGAGCTATGTTGGCAATCATCAAGTCGTTAAAAAGCTTTTAGCGATATTGATTTACGCGGCAAGTGTCGGCTGGCTAGGCGCACATTTGATTGGCGGGGGCATGTATTTAGCTTGGCTCACTGGTCTAGATGAGACCAGTGCAAAACTGATTATTGGATTGGGGCTTGCGGTATACGTGACCTTAGGCGGATATTCGGCGGTAGTCTGGACGGATGCAATTCAGGCCGTTATTTTGTTTTCGGGTTTTTTGTTGATGACCTACTTTGTAGTCGAGGTGATTGGTGGTTGGCAAACGCTAACCAGTGCTTCGGTTGCAGCGGGAGCAGGGCTCTTTTCATATCATAATATTGGTTTGTTGCCTGCTATTTCAATGGCGCTGGCGGTGCTGGTGGGTGTATTGGCAACACCATCCTTTAGGCAGCGGATCTACTCCGCCAAAAGCATAAGCAGTATTCGTACTTCGTTTATTATCTCGGGATTACTTTATTTAGGGTTTTCATGTATTCCTGCGGTGATTGGTATCGGTGCTTATGCAGTTAACTCGAGTTTAGACAACCCTTCATTTGCTTTTCCCTATTTGACGTTAACGGCGATGCCAGTGTTGATTGGCGGCTTTATTTTATTGGCGGGTATTTCCGCAACGCTTTCTAGTGCCAGCTCCGACGCCATTGCTGGAGTGAGTGTGTTGGTTGCTGATATTTATCTGACTTGGTGTAAGGGAAATATTGCGCCACACAATCCGCTTTTGGTCTCTCGTATTGCCATGTTGACTACCGTATCGCTGGCATTATTTATGGCGGTGTTGTCGAGCGATATTATCAGCTATATCACCAAAATGATTTCCGTTGTATTAGCGGGGCTTTGTGTTATGGGGTTATTGGGGCGCTTTTGGCAAGGTTATACTTGGCAAGGCAGTTTAGTCACCTTGATGGCAGGTTCCTTTGCTGCCCTACTCGTTGGTATGCACGACGATTGGCTGGCTTATTTTGGTAACCCGATTATTCCTGCGCTGCTCAGTGCTTTGGTGTTTGGCGTATTGACGAGTGTGGTGACAAAGTGCAATGAAACCGCATCGTCCGAAAAAACGGAAGTGGCATCATGA
- a CDS encoding sugar kinase, protein MKGAIKQLVCFGECMVEHRADGTSSFGGDTFNTAWYLAQLLKQSNDNHIAVSFASAIGTDKASTNLLDMLSNSNVRQDYIVLEPHSALGEYWITLDEKGERRFTFAREHSPVRQYFKRDETLTQALHNKLIDAIYLSGISLAILCASQRKHLFEALAAFKKRGGLIFFDNNYRQALWRSDNPELSYQAVMALANIAFLTDEDEYAVYGTANVDEIIAEHQKHRSQLLVIRQGAQPCVLVSPDNYSPIYIAAQNIAPQLILDTCGAGDAFAAGFLAHWLKGCDLQTAACFAHQVAAEVIQHHGALISADFLPKLVTQE, encoded by the coding sequence ATGAAAGGCGCAATAAAACAGTTGGTGTGCTTTGGTGAATGCATGGTGGAGCATAGAGCAGACGGGACTAGCTCGTTTGGCGGTGATACCTTTAACACGGCTTGGTACTTGGCTCAGTTACTCAAGCAAAGTAACGATAACCACATAGCAGTTAGTTTTGCCAGCGCCATTGGTACGGACAAGGCCAGTACAAACTTGCTTGATATGTTGTCAAACTCGAACGTCAGGCAAGACTATATTGTGCTTGAACCACATAGCGCACTTGGCGAGTACTGGATTACGCTCGATGAGAAAGGAGAGCGACGCTTTACCTTTGCTCGTGAACACAGCCCCGTAAGGCAGTATTTTAAGCGTGATGAAACCTTAACTCAGGCACTTCACAACAAGCTTATTGATGCGATCTATCTCTCTGGAATAAGCCTTGCTATCCTATGTGCGTCGCAGAGAAAGCACTTATTTGAGGCGTTAGCCGCGTTTAAAAAGCGAGGTGGACTCATCTTTTTTGATAACAACTATCGTCAAGCTCTTTGGCGAAGTGATAATCCCGAATTGAGTTATCAGGCTGTAATGGCGCTGGCGAATATCGCATTTTTAACCGACGAGGACGAATATGCAGTGTATGGCACCGCAAATGTGGACGAAATAATCGCAGAGCATCAAAAGCACCGCTCACAACTTTTAGTTATTCGCCAAGGCGCTCAGCCATGCGTGCTCGTGTCACCTGATAATTATTCACCCATTTATATCGCGGCGCAAAACATAGCGCCGCAGCTTATCTTAGATACCTGTGGTGCAGGAGATGCATTTGCGGCAGGGTTTTTAGCACATTGGCTGAAAGGTTGCGATTTGCAAACGGCTGCGTGCTTTGCACACCAAGTTGCCGCCGAGGTGATCCAGCATCACGGCGCGCTGATATCCGCCGACTTTCTGCCAAAGCTTGTTACTCAGGAATAG
- a CDS encoding family 20 glycosylhydrolase yields MRMYFSLFLFIVLLPILTAKATPLSLMPMPQQVSMTEGSLVFDNEIKVSMHGFSAQRQAFLLARTQQYIERITGKPIPLRVVKDGKADLTIRVENIETELQFPQLNMPEDYQLQIEKGGIVLSATSVFGAQHGLASLLQLAQSKVLGQLTFPYTAISDSPRFPWRGLLIDSVRHFMPIATIKRQLDGMAAAKLNVLHWHLTDDQGWRMESKVFPKLTQLASDGLYYRQSEVKEVIEYASLLGIRVVPEFGMPGHASAIAVAYPELMTKAQPYEMERHWGVFKPLLNIASPDVYTFIDDLLAEMASLFPDGYLHIGGDEVEPEHWLANSEIQELMAKHALKNGHDLQNYFNIRVQKLIAKHQRVMMGWDEIFHPALPTDTVVQSWRGHDSLNAIAEAGYQGILSTGFYIDQPQYSSFHYRNDPHPVLPTVDLTQPRVLSLAFTIPRLKGSAVKGELVVLGEQVLIKLNNNRHQLAQTDRPITSKTQQFAATMDSWMGPLQFEFHKAQQQGAVMIGNSRYPLTLEALEKPQPVKVSTLLSQVNDGHILGGEATIWSEMVTEHNLDVRIWPRLFVIAERLWSAKTLTDSKQMYARLDHISDFAHNVIGLGHKTQQQVGFNRLISTTLDEPKRKATLALLTHLAELVEPSHYYTRHHIKFLNDEYHQFAALDKFVDYVAVESRQVRLLEERVASYIAGDNTVLAYIGAILQRWQAGLEALTLLQQSPKPTEAHSTALKVTQFIALSQQVLEVCKGALQVPHLDSQLLALQNLTDEVVITGIYPVRALFLHCK; encoded by the coding sequence ATGAGAATGTACTTTAGTCTTTTTTTATTCATCGTGTTGTTGCCGATTTTAACTGCAAAGGCAACGCCTCTGTCGCTTATGCCTATGCCACAACAAGTAAGTATGACCGAAGGCTCGCTGGTGTTTGATAACGAAATCAAGGTTTCGATGCACGGCTTTAGTGCGCAAAGGCAGGCTTTTCTGCTCGCCAGAACGCAGCAATACATTGAGCGCATTACTGGAAAACCTATCCCTTTACGGGTAGTAAAAGATGGCAAAGCGGACTTAACCATTCGCGTGGAAAATATCGAAACCGAGTTACAGTTTCCTCAGCTGAATATGCCAGAAGACTACCAGCTTCAAATTGAAAAGGGTGGAATAGTGCTTAGCGCAACCTCCGTTTTCGGCGCGCAGCATGGTCTTGCTAGCCTGTTACAACTAGCTCAGAGCAAAGTCTTGGGTCAGTTAACATTCCCTTACACGGCTATCAGCGATAGTCCCCGTTTCCCTTGGCGTGGGCTACTTATTGATAGTGTTCGCCATTTTATGCCAATCGCGACAATAAAGCGCCAACTCGATGGTATGGCTGCGGCAAAGCTAAACGTTTTGCACTGGCACTTAACTGATGACCAAGGCTGGCGAATGGAAAGTAAGGTGTTTCCTAAGCTGACTCAACTGGCCTCAGACGGATTGTATTATCGTCAATCAGAAGTGAAAGAAGTGATTGAGTATGCAAGCCTTTTAGGGATCCGCGTGGTGCCTGAATTTGGTATGCCGGGGCATGCAAGCGCGATTGCCGTCGCTTACCCAGAGCTGATGACTAAAGCGCAACCTTATGAGATGGAGCGCCATTGGGGAGTATTTAAGCCCCTGCTCAATATCGCAAGTCCTGATGTGTACACCTTTATCGACGATTTACTGGCTGAGATGGCGAGTTTATTTCCAGATGGCTACCTGCATATTGGTGGTGACGAGGTAGAGCCTGAGCATTGGTTGGCAAACTCTGAAATACAGGAACTAATGGCAAAACATGCGTTGAAAAACGGTCACGACCTGCAAAACTACTTTAATATTCGCGTACAAAAGCTTATTGCTAAGCATCAACGTGTGATGATGGGGTGGGATGAAATTTTTCATCCGGCGTTGCCTACGGATACTGTCGTGCAGTCTTGGCGTGGTCATGATTCGTTGAATGCAATTGCAGAAGCAGGTTATCAAGGCATTTTATCAACCGGGTTTTATATTGATCAGCCGCAGTATTCATCATTTCATTACCGTAACGACCCACATCCGGTGCTACCGACAGTGGATCTCACTCAACCGCGAGTATTAAGTTTAGCCTTTACGATCCCACGCCTAAAAGGTAGCGCAGTCAAAGGGGAGCTTGTGGTGTTGGGTGAACAAGTACTTATAAAGCTAAATAACAACCGCCATCAGCTAGCACAAACAGATAGGCCAATTACTAGCAAGACTCAGCAATTTGCCGCTACCATGGATAGTTGGATGGGACCGTTACAGTTTGAGTTTCATAAAGCACAGCAACAAGGCGCGGTAATGATTGGTAATAGCCGTTATCCGCTCACACTTGAGGCGCTTGAAAAACCACAACCAGTCAAGGTTTCAACACTGTTGAGCCAAGTAAACGACGGACATATTTTAGGTGGCGAGGCGACCATTTGGAGCGAAATGGTCACCGAACATAATCTTGATGTCAGAATATGGCCGCGACTTTTTGTGATTGCCGAGCGTTTATGGTCCGCTAAAACGCTTACGGATAGCAAGCAGATGTACGCGCGATTGGATCATATTAGCGATTTTGCACATAACGTGATTGGCTTAGGTCATAAAACGCAGCAACAAGTGGGTTTTAATAGGCTTATCAGCACAACCTTGGATGAGCCAAAGCGTAAGGCTACGCTTGCATTACTCACTCATCTTGCTGAGCTTGTAGAGCCAAGTCACTATTACACGCGTCACCATATTAAGTTCTTAAACGACGAGTACCACCAGTTTGCAGCGCTTGATAAATTTGTCGACTATGTTGCGGTTGAAAGCCGTCAGGTGAGGCTGCTTGAGGAGCGAGTCGCAAGCTATATCGCTGGTGATAACACTGTCTTAGCGTACATTGGCGCGATATTGCAACGCTGGCAAGCGGGGCTTGAGGCGTTAACACTGTTACAGCAAAGTCCAAAACCTACAGAAGCACACTCAACGGCGTTAAAGGTGACGCAGTTTATTGCATTGAGTCAGCAAGTACTTGAAGTTTGTAAAGGGGCTTTACAAGTTCCGCACCTCGATAGCCAACTGCTAGCGCTGCAAAATTTAACGGATGAAGTGGTCATAACAGGAATATATCCAGTTCGAGCGCTTTTCCTTCATTGTAAATAG
- a CDS encoding SMP-30/gluconolactonase/LRE family protein has protein sequence MRKVILSLFLLQSSGYVAANTVVDTQDWITDGVFTQGIEGPAVDDAGVLYAVNHQQQGTIGKVTAQGKAETLLTLKNGSIGNGIRFDKQGNMYIADYVNHNVLKVTKSALAQGGDLSQSVTVFAHDNRMDQPNDLASMDNGILFASDPNWQASSGNLWRINTSGEVTLLEADMGTTNGIEVSPDNKTLYVNESVQRKVWRYELDEQGNISNKQLFISFTDFGLDGMRTDNQGNLYIARYGAGVVAVVSPQGKLMKEIKLKGKHPTNVAFGGGEGKRLFITMQKRGAIEMAEVEFAGREK, from the coding sequence ATGAGAAAGGTCATACTCAGTTTATTTTTGCTACAGAGCAGTGGTTATGTAGCTGCCAACACGGTTGTAGATACACAAGATTGGATAACGGATGGTGTTTTCACGCAAGGTATTGAGGGACCTGCGGTGGACGATGCAGGCGTGTTATATGCGGTTAACCATCAGCAGCAAGGCACTATTGGTAAAGTGACTGCACAAGGTAAAGCCGAAACCCTGCTGACGTTAAAAAATGGCTCTATTGGTAACGGTATTCGCTTTGATAAGCAAGGAAATATGTATATAGCCGATTACGTCAATCATAATGTGCTTAAAGTCACCAAATCGGCACTTGCACAAGGTGGTGATTTGTCACAATCCGTGACGGTATTTGCTCACGATAATCGCATGGATCAACCTAATGACCTTGCGAGCATGGACAACGGAATTCTTTTCGCCAGCGATCCTAATTGGCAAGCCAGCAGCGGTAACCTTTGGCGTATAAATACAAGTGGAGAGGTAACCCTATTGGAAGCGGATATGGGCACCACCAATGGCATAGAAGTTAGCCCTGACAATAAAACGCTTTATGTGAATGAAAGCGTGCAACGTAAAGTATGGCGCTATGAGTTAGATGAACAAGGCAATATTAGTAACAAACAATTATTTATCTCGTTTACCGATTTTGGCTTAGATGGTATGCGTACTGACAACCAAGGCAATCTTTATATCGCCCGTTATGGCGCTGGTGTGGTCGCTGTGGTTTCACCTCAGGGCAAGCTAATGAAAGAAATTAAACTGAAAGGCAAGCACCCGACCAATGTGGCTTTTGGTGGTGGGGAGGGTAAACGCTTATTTATTACCATGCAAAAACGCGGTGCTATCGAGATGGCTGAGGTAGAGTTTGCAGGACGAGAAAAATAG
- a CDS encoding PD40 domain-containing protein, whose product MNIIKPATPLLFAAVMLTNHVHANEAFPTLKGPWLGQTPPGLTAQLFAPDIISIDGRYEFGVSFSPDLTEVYFTAFEEQENVDSSPRIMYSKIENAQWTQPQAANFTDGRMSYELVPHVSLNDNRIYFTARSDDPKASGIWYVTRSKGGWSEAKRFDSAINTGKFSDFNQSANGDTVFSNMSERKMYTAENKNGALTTPKAIDIEFGFHGFISPANDYLLVNSRHRGDKSRKDNDLYVYFKEQDGTWSSPINLGEGVNTPYSETVPRVTPDGKYLFFGRYNEPGNVSNIYWVSTEVITRLKEAYFAGKSTKQI is encoded by the coding sequence ATGAATATTATAAAACCCGCCACCCCCTTACTTTTTGCAGCCGTCATGCTCACCAATCATGTCCATGCTAACGAAGCCTTTCCAACGCTAAAAGGACCTTGGCTCGGCCAGACACCGCCGGGGTTAACCGCGCAGCTTTTTGCCCCCGATATCATCTCGATTGACGGCCGTTATGAATTCGGCGTGTCGTTCTCTCCCGACCTTACAGAAGTGTATTTTACTGCCTTTGAAGAGCAAGAAAATGTGGATTCAAGCCCACGGATCATGTATTCAAAAATAGAAAATGCACAGTGGACTCAACCTCAAGCAGCAAATTTTACTGATGGAAGAATGAGTTATGAACTGGTCCCCCATGTAAGCCTGAACGACAACCGGATTTACTTTACCGCGCGTTCAGATGACCCCAAAGCGTCCGGAATTTGGTACGTTACTCGTAGCAAAGGTGGCTGGAGTGAGGCTAAAAGGTTCGATTCAGCAATAAATACGGGAAAGTTTTCAGACTTCAACCAAAGCGCAAATGGCGACACTGTTTTTTCAAATATGTCAGAACGCAAAATGTATACCGCTGAAAATAAAAACGGCGCGCTTACGACTCCCAAAGCCATTGATATTGAGTTTGGATTTCATGGTTTTATTTCGCCCGCTAACGATTACCTATTGGTTAATAGCCGTCACAGAGGCGATAAAAGTCGAAAAGATAACGATCTATATGTCTATTTTAAGGAGCAGGATGGCACTTGGTCGAGCCCTATAAACTTAGGTGAAGGGGTCAATACCCCGTATTCAGAAACCGTCCCAAGAGTTACACCCGATGGTAAATACCTGTTTTTTGGCAGATATAATGAACCCGGTAATGTATCAAACATTTATTGGGTAAGCACCGAGGTCATTACCCGGCTAAAAGAAGCTTATTTTGCAGGAAAGTCGACTAAGCAGATTTAG